A genomic region of Brachyspira pilosicoli contains the following coding sequences:
- a CDS encoding LCP family protein codes for MKIKNKDNNNKALKTISNANKKALIILISSIAVIIIIISFLLYYFLYSQINSARKNDEELYFSVLFIDENNEPYGAYIGVLSSLHNRIGLIGIPRNVALWKNKKDDSMPLRELYKEGGDSAVFKAIENTVNKKITYKITLDNKSISDIIDLIGGVKMYVEEPIYYTAKNSLYNINFDIGEWIFQGNKVVSYLHYISMKQYEDIETLYRLEDVIINLMISFIQSPELKSMIIRKDMRNAIYSKIKSNLRPPDIKAILKIISNSNEKSLIVQNIDGRVDEKGIINPLLKGSAFVKQMEDLALYVGLKTERSELNNEDVSLIILNGTDVSGLADRINIRMRYRGFAAGEYGNFPAKVYNSIVLIRNGEIEKSFMVANECRISRIYAKTDRRLLNNAVLILGYDYYEIQ; via the coding sequence ATGAAAATTAAAAACAAAGATAATAATAATAAAGCACTAAAAACAATAAGCAATGCCAATAAAAAAGCTCTAATCATATTAATTTCATCAATTGCTGTAATAATTATTATCATATCTTTTTTGTTATATTATTTTCTATATAGTCAAATAAATTCAGCAAGAAAAAATGATGAAGAGTTATATTTTTCTGTGTTATTTATAGATGAAAATAATGAGCCTTATGGTGCATATATCGGAGTATTATCAAGTTTACATAATAGAATCGGATTAATAGGTATTCCAAGAAATGTTGCTCTTTGGAAAAACAAAAAAGATGACTCTATGCCTCTAAGAGAACTATACAAAGAAGGCGGAGATTCTGCCGTATTTAAAGCTATAGAAAATACCGTTAATAAAAAAATAACATACAAAATAACCCTTGATAATAAAAGCATATCAGACATAATAGATTTGATTGGCGGGGTAAAGATGTATGTAGAAGAACCTATATATTACACAGCAAAGAACAGCCTTTATAATATTAACTTTGATATAGGGGAATGGATTTTTCAGGGAAATAAAGTAGTATCATACTTACATTATATTAGTATGAAGCAATATGAGGATATAGAAACATTATATAGACTTGAAGATGTTATTATTAATTTAATGATTAGTTTTATACAAAGCCCAGAACTTAAATCTATGATAATTAGAAAAGATATGAGGAATGCTATATATTCAAAAATAAAAAGTAATTTAAGACCTCCTGATATTAAGGCTATATTAAAAATAATATCAAACAGCAATGAAAAAAGTTTAATAGTGCAAAATATTGATGGACGAGTTGACGAAAAAGGAATAATTAATCCGTTGCTCAAAGGAAGTGCTTTTGTGAAACAGATGGAAGATTTGGCTTTATATGTGGGGTTAAAAACGGAGAGAAGCGAATTAAACAATGAAGATGTTAGTTTAATAATTTTAAATGGAACTGATGTTTCGGGGCTTGCGGACAGAATAAATATTAGAATGCGTTATAGGGGCTTTGCGGCTGGTGAGTATGGAAATTTCCCTGCTAAAGTGTATAATAGCATCGTTCTTATAAGAAACGGTGAAATAGAGAAGTCTTTTATGGTTGCTAATGAATGCAGAATTAGCAGAATATATGCTAAAACAGATAGAAGGCTTTTAAATAATGCAGTATTAATTTTGGGGTATGATTATTATGAAATTCAATGA
- a CDS encoding methionine-R-sulfoxide reductase, protein MELRKLTEEERNVIIFKGTEYPFTGEYNDFFEDGVYCCKQCGAELYRSEDKFRSRCGWPSFDDEIKGAIRRSLDEDGYRIEITCNNCGAHLGHVFQGEHLTDKNIRHCVNSISLIFKPKEK, encoded by the coding sequence ATGGAGCTAAGAAAATTAACAGAAGAAGAGAGAAATGTAATAATATTTAAAGGAACTGAATATCCTTTTACAGGTGAATATAATGATTTTTTTGAGGACGGAGTTTATTGCTGCAAACAATGCGGTGCTGAATTATACCGCTCTGAAGATAAGTTTAGGTCTCGATGCGGCTGGCCTTCATTTGATGATGAAATAAAAGGAGCTATTAGAAGGTCATTAGATGAAGACGGATATAGAATAGAAATTACATGTAATAACTGCGGTGCTCATTTGGGACATGTGTTTCAAGGTGAGCATTTAACAGATAAAAATATAAGGCACTGTGTAAACTCTATTTCATTAATATTTAAACCTAAAGAAAAATAA
- a CDS encoding potassium/proton antiporter, whose protein sequence is MNTAILISSLIIIICIVASKISMKVGVPSLLLFLVLGMLFGSDGILKIEFDNYVVAEQICTITLIFIMFYGGFGTNWKVAKPVAKKAFLLSFVGTFITSMVTGVLCYFVLKFELFESFLIASVIGSTDAASVFSILRSKNLNLKDGLASLLELESGSNDPMSYMLTVIFLGLIGKTLNSPLSIVYMVFAQIVFAVIVAALISFMAYNVLRKFKFPVSGLDTIFVLAVALLSYSLSSIVGGNGYLAVYLVGIVLGNSSIKNKVALVNFFDGVTGLMQMVLFFLLGLLSFPSRISNVAPTAIFVALFITFVSRPIAVLAILTPFKVSLKKQLLIMWAGLRGAASIVFAIFVIVNGDAISYDIFHIVFFLAIISVSFQGTLLPIIAKKLGLVDSAENVLKTFNDYVDDDDMELIQVNITKNHHWVGREIKDIELPENSIIITIERGDETIIPNGSTVINSGDTIILNAKRTKYYDITLKEININMNHPWKNKELKDLKLPKDNLIVMIKRDGGTIIPRGNTMIKYRDVLLMRNND, encoded by the coding sequence ATGAATACAGCTATATTAATATCATCTTTAATAATTATAATTTGTATAGTAGCTAGTAAAATATCTATGAAGGTTGGGGTGCCTTCGCTTTTACTTTTTTTAGTTTTGGGAATGCTGTTTGGTTCTGACGGAATTTTAAAAATAGAGTTTGATAATTATGTTGTGGCAGAACAGATATGTACCATAACTTTAATATTCATAATGTTTTACGGAGGTTTTGGTACTAATTGGAAAGTTGCTAAACCTGTGGCAAAAAAAGCTTTTTTACTCTCATTTGTTGGTACTTTTATCACTTCTATGGTTACGGGTGTTTTATGTTATTTTGTATTAAAGTTTGAATTATTTGAGAGTTTTTTAATAGCTTCGGTTATTGGTTCTACCGATGCTGCTTCTGTGTTTTCTATACTTCGTTCAAAGAATTTAAACTTAAAAGACGGGCTTGCTTCACTTTTAGAGCTTGAAAGCGGAAGTAATGACCCTATGTCTTATATGCTTACTGTTATATTTTTAGGGCTTATTGGAAAAACATTAAATAGTCCTCTTTCAATAGTTTATATGGTATTTGCTCAGATAGTATTTGCTGTGATAGTGGCTGCTTTAATATCTTTTATGGCTTATAATGTTTTAAGAAAATTCAAGTTTCCTGTAAGCGGTCTTGATACTATATTTGTGCTTGCTGTTGCTTTGCTTTCTTATTCTTTATCTTCTATAGTGGGAGGCAATGGATATTTAGCAGTTTATTTAGTTGGTATAGTTCTTGGAAACAGCAGTATTAAAAATAAAGTAGCTTTAGTTAATTTCTTTGATGGTGTTACTGGGCTTATGCAGATGGTGTTGTTTTTTTTGCTTGGTCTTCTTTCTTTCCCTTCAAGAATATCCAATGTAGCTCCTACTGCTATATTTGTAGCATTGTTTATAACATTTGTATCGAGACCTATAGCTGTATTAGCAATATTAACTCCTTTTAAGGTATCATTAAAAAAACAGCTTTTAATCATGTGGGCTGGACTTAGAGGGGCTGCTTCCATTGTTTTTGCTATATTTGTTATAGTAAATGGGGATGCTATTAGCTACGATATATTTCATATTGTATTTTTCTTAGCAATCATATCTGTATCTTTTCAGGGTACTTTACTTCCTATTATTGCCAAAAAACTCGGACTTGTTGATTCTGCAGAAAATGTATTAAAAACTTTTAACGATTATGTTGATGATGATGATATGGAACTTATACAAGTTAATATCACTAAAAATCATCATTGGGTTGGCAGAGAAATTAAAGATATAGAGCTTCCAGAAAACTCAATTATTATAACAATAGAACGTGGTGATGAAACTATTATTCCAAATGGAAGCACTGTTATAAACAGCGGCGATACAATAATACTTAATGCTAAAAGAACAAAATATTATGATATAACATTAAAAGAGATAAATATTAATATGAATCATCCTTGGAAAAATAAAGAGTTGAAAGATTTGAAATTGCCAAAGGATAATTTAATAGTAATGATAAAAAGAGACGGAGGCACTATTATACCTCGCGGGAACACAATGATAAAATATAGAGATGTTTTACTCATGAGGAATAATGACTGA
- a CDS encoding MBOAT family O-acyltransferase — protein sequence MLFSSMIFLWLFLPIVFISYYLIKKEYRNVLLLISSIIFYAWGGVSYSLIMFSSVIINYIFALFIDKATEDNNKRKKKLYLALCIVINLSILGYFKYTDFAISIINSISGKEVISLKKIVLPIGISFYTFQALSYVIDVYREHNKAQKNIINLALYISFFPQLIAGPIVKYHDIDSQIINRTETLENVSYGIKRFIYGLSKKVILANMFALSCDEILKQPIGDIGTILAWLAAILYTLQIYYDFSGYSDMAIGLGYMFGFKFLENFNYPYISKSVQEFWRRWHISLSTWFKEYLYIPLGGNRKGKYFTYLNLFIVFFATGLWHGASFNFILWGLWHGFFLIIERIFLGKLLEKNKLKFLNHIYVILVFVLGWVLFRANDLKHALDLYKLMFSYKESIFTIRYFFYPQTLVCFIFGVLFSGLFQSLFPKIKEAIFSSRVYVLESIIQFILLFICIMYLVNGTYNPFIYFRF from the coding sequence ATGTTATTTAGCTCTATGATTTTTTTATGGCTTTTTCTACCAATAGTTTTTATATCGTATTATTTAATCAAAAAAGAATATAGAAATGTTTTGTTATTAATATCAAGTATTATATTCTATGCTTGGGGCGGAGTTAGTTACAGTTTAATAATGTTTTCTTCCGTAATTATTAACTACATTTTTGCATTATTTATTGATAAAGCAACTGAAGATAATAATAAAAGAAAAAAGAAATTATATTTAGCTTTGTGTATAGTTATTAACTTATCTATATTGGGGTATTTCAAATATACTGATTTTGCTATATCAATAATTAATTCAATATCAGGTAAAGAAGTTATTTCATTAAAAAAAATAGTATTACCAATAGGGATATCATTTTATACTTTTCAGGCTTTATCTTATGTAATAGATGTTTATAGAGAACATAATAAAGCACAAAAAAATATTATTAATTTGGCTTTATATATCTCTTTTTTTCCGCAATTAATAGCAGGACCTATAGTAAAATATCATGATATAGACAGTCAAATAATAAATAGAACAGAGACTTTAGAGAATGTTAGCTACGGAATAAAAAGGTTTATTTACGGACTATCTAAAAAAGTTATACTTGCCAATATGTTTGCTTTATCCTGTGATGAGATATTAAAGCAACCCATAGGTGATATAGGAACAATATTGGCTTGGCTTGCTGCTATTCTTTATACACTTCAAATATATTATGATTTTTCTGGCTATTCGGATATGGCTATAGGTTTAGGTTATATGTTTGGATTTAAGTTTTTAGAGAATTTTAATTATCCTTATATATCTAAATCTGTACAGGAGTTTTGGAGAAGATGGCATATATCTTTATCTACTTGGTTTAAGGAGTATTTATATATTCCATTAGGCGGCAACAGAAAAGGAAAATATTTCACCTATTTGAATTTATTTATTGTATTTTTTGCTACTGGTTTATGGCATGGTGCTAGTTTTAATTTTATTCTTTGGGGTTTATGGCATGGATTTTTCTTGATAATAGAGAGAATCTTTTTAGGTAAGTTATTAGAGAAGAATAAATTAAAATTCTTAAATCATATATATGTGATATTAGTATTTGTACTTGGCTGGGTATTATTTAGGGCTAATGACTTGAAACATGCCTTAGATTTATACAAATTAATGTTTAGTTATAAAGAAAGTATTTTTACAATTAGATATTTCTTTTATCCTCAGACTTTAGTTTGTTTTATATTTGGAGTATTGTTTAGTGGATTATTCCAGAGTCTATTTCCAAAAATTAAAGAAGCTATATTTTCAAGCAGAGTTTATGTATTAGAGAGCATAATTCAATTCATACTTCTATTTATCTGTATTATGTATTTAGTTAATGGAACTTACAATCCATTTATCTATTTCAGATTTTAA
- a CDS encoding alginate O-acetyltransferase AlgX-related protein has translation MKLKKILMNIYISILILYFITLIVLSVLGSKERVGYLSGISLNTEETFLYNTNNLEINDIKNDNIIRNYAYSFRVSYYSKVFRNSDIYGVYLNTNSLPNYIKEIKMNNKFGVPFGILFTANKLEIEKIDNIKYILKVKSNIFLLFILLVILFAIFVYISDDLCIFIINFFNKIDYFFVLKKYIIPIILFIFAFFILFNISLNSIFIVFVLLVLFLFIKELRSLSNIKTHYIIIIFFSFLILPTIIYNVFGNYFDKSNYENRVLASKPIIDINHLDVYPKLYEKYFDDNIPFRNKLVQLKNIIDIKIFQNIISDKILLGKDSWLFYKDGNLMEKYIGLDSEFFTDEELITIKNNLIYFRDELKKRNIDFIFMICPDKTFIYEEKIPHYVRRKTNINYVDKFVDYMNRNTDLKIVYPKEELLKYKNKYQLYYKYDTHWNKLGGYIGYCEIMKKINMNPEHLDNLIVSNSAKISGDLAIMINFIKQYNDDNDYNINYPINYKLIKATNIPHQYTYMESDSTNSNKLLVFGDSYTGAMFDYIASSFYKFTFLHVSEFNFNHVLNENPDIVIFEIVSRELKNGLSLIKYPRLGEINIDFNINNVITNN, from the coding sequence ATGAAATTAAAAAAAATATTAATGAATATTTATATATCTATATTAATCTTGTATTTTATAACTTTAATAGTTCTTAGTGTTTTAGGTAGCAAAGAAAGGGTAGGTTATTTATCTGGTATTTCATTGAATACAGAAGAAACGTTTTTATACAATACTAATAATTTAGAAATTAATGATATTAAAAATGATAATATAATAAGAAATTATGCTTATTCTTTTAGAGTAAGTTATTACAGCAAAGTATTTAGAAATAGTGATATATATGGAGTATATTTAAATACTAATAGTTTACCTAATTATATAAAAGAAATAAAAATGAATAATAAATTTGGTGTTCCTTTTGGCATTTTATTTACTGCAAATAAATTAGAAATAGAAAAAATAGATAATATTAAATATATTTTGAAAGTAAAAAGTAATATTTTTTTATTGTTTATATTATTAGTTATTTTATTCGCTATATTTGTTTATATTTCAGATGATTTATGTATTTTTATAATTAATTTTTTTAATAAAATTGATTATTTTTTTGTATTGAAAAAATATATAATTCCAATTATTTTATTTATATTTGCTTTTTTTATATTATTCAACATTTCTTTAAATAGTATATTTATAGTTTTTGTATTATTAGTTTTATTCTTATTCATAAAAGAATTAAGAAGTTTATCTAATATAAAAACACATTATATTATAATTATATTTTTTAGCTTTTTGATATTACCTACCATTATTTATAATGTATTTGGAAATTATTTTGATAAAAGTAATTATGAAAATAGAGTTTTAGCTTCAAAACCAATAATAGATATAAATCATTTAGATGTGTATCCTAAACTATACGAAAAATATTTTGATGATAATATTCCTTTTAGAAATAAATTAGTACAGTTAAAGAATATTATAGATATAAAAATATTTCAAAATATTATTTCTGATAAAATTTTATTAGGTAAAGATAGCTGGTTATTTTATAAAGATGGCAATTTGATGGAAAAATATATTGGTCTTGACAGCGAATTTTTTACAGATGAAGAGTTAATTACTATAAAAAATAATTTAATTTATTTCAGAGATGAATTAAAGAAAAGAAATATAGATTTTATATTCATGATATGTCCTGATAAAACTTTCATTTATGAAGAAAAAATTCCTCATTATGTAAGAAGAAAAACTAATATAAATTATGTAGATAAATTTGTTGATTATATGAATAGAAATACAGATTTAAAAATAGTTTATCCTAAAGAAGAATTATTAAAATATAAAAATAAATATCAATTATATTATAAGTATGATACCCATTGGAATAAATTAGGTGGTTATATAGGATATTGTGAGATTATGAAAAAAATTAATATGAATCCTGAACACTTAGATAATTTGATAGTATCAAATTCTGCTAAAATTTCTGGGGACTTAGCAATAATGATAAATTTTATTAAACAGTATAATGATGATAATGATTATAATATTAATTATCCAATTAATTATAAATTAATAAAAGCTACTAATATTCCTCATCAATATACTTATATGGAATCTGATTCTACTAACAGTAATAAATTGTTAGTGTTTGGAGATTCTTATACTGGAGCTATGTTTGATTATATTGCTTCTTCATTTTATAAATTTACTTTTTTACATGTATCAGAATTTAATTTTAATCATGTATTAAATGAAAATCCTGATATAGTAATTTTTGAAATAGTATCAAGAGAATTAAAAAATGGTTTATCTCTAATAAAGTATCCCAGGTTGGGGGAAATAAACATAGATTTTAATATAAATAATGTTATAACTAATAATTAA
- the rsgA gene encoding ribosome small subunit-dependent GTPase A has product MKIRDIGFDEYFEKLALESLKINSLKEINNEELIPARVIRINKRYYTLFSDEGEFLARIKGKIRYNSEVQSELPVVGDWVLMKKSDNNAFIDTILTRKNILYRKANVKKNDIQAIVSNIDYAFIIVGIDNEMPMSAIARYLSVVHTSHIKPIIAISKIDLYEDAEYEELLETIKETYPNETAFAYSSKTGKNADTFLKYIKKDTSSVFIGASGAGKSTIINYLLKDEKMKTQEVREYDFKGMHTTTHRELLVLESGGVVIDTPGLRNLGLWEDDKGIKKTFEDLEEYAKKCKFKDCTHQHEPDCYILELLENDEIPYERYDAYITLLNENRELQKSSIEIKKDRKMALKKITKHRNNYKKMNVKNKK; this is encoded by the coding sequence TTGAAAATAAGAGATATTGGCTTTGATGAATATTTTGAGAAGTTAGCATTAGAAAGTTTGAAAATTAATTCTTTAAAAGAAATTAATAATGAAGAACTTATTCCTGCAAGAGTGATAAGGATTAATAAAAGATATTATACTCTTTTTTCTGATGAGGGAGAGTTTTTAGCAAGAATTAAAGGAAAGATTAGATACAACTCTGAAGTACAAAGCGAGCTTCCTGTTGTTGGTGATTGGGTATTAATGAAAAAGTCGGATAATAATGCTTTTATTGATACTATACTTACAAGAAAAAATATTTTATATAGAAAAGCTAATGTTAAAAAAAATGATATACAGGCTATAGTAAGCAATATTGATTATGCTTTTATAATAGTTGGTATTGATAATGAAATGCCGATGTCTGCCATTGCAAGATATTTGTCAGTTGTTCACACATCGCATATAAAACCAATAATTGCAATAAGCAAAATAGATTTGTATGAAGATGCTGAATATGAAGAATTATTAGAAACTATAAAAGAAACTTATCCAAATGAAACAGCTTTTGCATATAGTTCAAAGACAGGAAAGAATGCTGATACATTTTTGAAATATATTAAGAAAGATACTTCTTCCGTTTTTATAGGGGCATCTGGTGCTGGTAAATCTACTATTATTAATTATCTTTTGAAAGATGAGAAGATGAAAACTCAAGAGGTAAGAGAGTATGATTTTAAGGGAATGCATACCACAACACATAGGGAGCTTTTAGTTTTGGAAAGCGGTGGTGTTGTAATAGATACACCTGGTTTGAGAAATCTCGGACTTTGGGAAGATGATAAAGGTATAAAGAAAACTTTTGAGGATTTAGAAGAGTACGCTAAAAAGTGTAAATTTAAAGATTGTACTCATCAGCATGAACCAGATTGTTATATATTGGAGCTGCTTGAAAATGATGAAATACCTTATGAGAGATATGATGCTTATATAACGCTTCTTAATGAAAATAGAGAGTTGCAAAAAAGTTCTATAGAGATAAAGAAAGACAGAAAAATGGCTCTTAAGAAAATCACTAAGCATAGAAATAATTATAAAAAGATGAATGTCAAAAATAAGAAATAA
- a CDS encoding ankyrin repeat domain-containing protein encodes MKRIIVFIMFFSLSLFAQKKMTPLMEALERKDAKRAIELINSGADINTKDRMGETPLIEASEEGLTEVVKVLIEKKANLNAVNVRNRTALSRASYKGHTEIVRMLVNAGADISIKDKYGKTALSYAIQRGHQNIVNILKAGSSK; translated from the coding sequence ATGAAAAGAATTATAGTTTTTATAATGTTTTTTAGTTTATCTTTATTTGCTCAAAAGAAAATGACTCCATTAATGGAAGCTTTAGAGAGAAAAGACGCTAAAAGAGCAATAGAACTTATAAACTCTGGGGCTGATATTAACACTAAAGACAGAATGGGAGAAACACCATTGATAGAGGCATCAGAAGAGGGGCTTACAGAAGTTGTTAAAGTTTTGATAGAAAAGAAAGCGAATTTAAATGCTGTAAATGTTAGAAACAGAACAGCTTTAAGCAGGGCCTCATATAAAGGGCATACTGAAATAGTACGTATGTTGGTTAATGCTGGTGCAGATATTAGTATCAAAGACAAATATGGTAAAACAGCATTATCTTATGCAATTCAAAGAGGTCATCAAAATATAGTGAATATTTTGAAAGCAGGTTCTTCTAAATAA
- a CDS encoding META domain-containing protein, which yields MKKILFLVLAVMGTILVVSCGQSSNTTTETANASGQNTAMVTVDDLLGKEFALTNMYEGKTVTIAFSATNMLGGKAVINNYFGGFTLEGNKIKLSPMGSTKMAGPEEDMNAEMEYLQILNGADTIALDGDVLTITTASGTNLVYTFTQNVEIVTNNQ from the coding sequence ATGAAAAAAATATTATTTTTAGTTCTTGCTGTTATGGGAACAATACTCGTAGTATCTTGCGGACAATCTTCAAATACAACAACTGAAACAGCAAATGCTTCTGGACAAAATACTGCCATGGTTACAGTTGATGATTTATTAGGCAAAGAGTTTGCTCTTACTAATATGTATGAAGGCAAAACAGTAACTATTGCTTTTTCTGCTACTAACATGTTAGGCGGTAAAGCTGTTATTAATAATTATTTTGGCGGGTTTACTTTAGAAGGCAACAAAATTAAATTAAGTCCTATGGGTTCTACTAAAATGGCTGGTCCTGAAGAAGATATGAATGCCGAAATGGAATATTTACAAATATTAAATGGCGCTGATACTATTGCTTTAGATGGCGATGTATTAACTATTACTACTGCTTCTGGTACTAACTTAGTTTATACTTTCACTCAAAATGTAGAGATAGTAACTAATAATCAATAA
- a CDS encoding phosphoenolpyruvate-utilizing N-terminal domain-containing protein has translation MVGLIFVSDSNDFVKALQKYINKVSKISVACSGGIGENNSLFGTNHNDIYKVINDNYTDDGVIVFFDSKEALINCEMAVAMLDKEKQKNVRISFAPIVEGGMAAAFEVSLNKKIDEIEDKLNNLAKKYYSENIQENLKDYIKKEYVVKLKNGFHVRPIFMFMNMISKNHCSVYITNKTKNKNIVCADSMSKISLLNIQNNDVVEVYIKGDNHQVLTEYFKDLFDGKFEFNDNEAKKVYTVNSDFEIVCEGRACGLAKYVDLDIKIGYEEQREIDIKTEKEKFVYAIETVRKEILKQKKKIEEKKLGSDESLIFDSHLSMLLDEAVINDVDSLLETSKHTALYLYTNIMQNMYDCFNEFDDFYMVERKYDIQDILNQVLAVMLDKKIELPEKNDIILISDNIYVSNIANFSNNIKGVISLNGSSISHSAILLKALNIPYIVYKDAKKFDGKNIIIDTNNKDIIYLDN, from the coding sequence GTGGTTGGTTTAATTTTTGTTTCTGACAGTAATGATTTTGTAAAGGCATTACAAAAATATATTAATAAAGTTAGTAAGATATCTGTTGCATGTTCTGGAGGAATAGGGGAGAATAACAGCTTATTTGGTACTAATCATAATGATATTTATAAAGTTATAAATGATAATTATACTGATGATGGTGTTATTGTATTTTTTGACAGCAAAGAGGCTTTAATTAATTGTGAGATGGCTGTTGCTATGTTAGATAAAGAAAAGCAAAAAAATGTGAGGATATCATTTGCGCCTATTGTAGAAGGTGGAATGGCTGCTGCTTTTGAAGTATCTTTAAATAAAAAAATAGATGAGATAGAAGATAAATTAAATAATTTAGCAAAAAAATATTATAGTGAAAATATTCAAGAAAATTTAAAAGATTATATAAAAAAAGAATATGTAGTAAAATTAAAAAATGGTTTTCATGTTAGACCTATATTTATGTTTATGAATATGATTTCTAAAAATCATTGTTCTGTATACATTACTAATAAAACTAAAAATAAAAATATTGTTTGCGCTGATAGTATGAGTAAGATATCTTTATTAAATATACAAAATAATGATGTTGTAGAAGTATATATAAAAGGCGATAATCATCAAGTTTTAACAGAATATTTTAAAGATTTGTTTGATGGAAAGTTTGAGTTTAATGATAATGAAGCGAAAAAAGTTTATACGGTTAATTCAGATTTTGAAATTGTTTGTGAGGGCAGGGCTTGTGGTTTAGCTAAGTATGTTGATTTAGATATAAAAATAGGGTATGAGGAACAAAGAGAGATAGATATAAAAACTGAAAAAGAAAAATTTGTATATGCAATAGAAACTGTAAGAAAAGAGATATTAAAGCAAAAAAAGAAAATAGAAGAAAAGAAGCTTGGCAGCGATGAGAGTCTTATATTTGATTCTCATTTATCTATGCTTCTTGATGAGGCTGTTATTAATGATGTTGATAGCTTGCTTGAAACTTCTAAGCATACTGCTTTATATTTGTATACTAATATTATGCAAAATATGTATGATTGTTTTAACGAGTTTGATGATTTTTATATGGTAGAGAGAAAATATGATATTCAGGATATTTTAAATCAGGTGTTAGCTGTAATGTTAGATAAAAAAATAGAATTGCCGGAGAAAAATGATATTATTTTGATATCAGATAATATTTATGTATCAAATATTGCTAATTTTTCTAATAATATTAAAGGGGTTATATCTTTGAATGGAAGCTCTATTTCTCATTCTGCTATACTTCTTAAAGCTTTAAATATACCATATATAGTTTATAAAGATGCAAAAAAATTTGATGGAAAAAACATTATAATAGATACTAATAATAAGGATATAATTTATTTGGATAATTGA
- a CDS encoding ankyrin repeat domain-containing protein has protein sequence MEYGTIIIIVIVALVILTPVLKRAFKNIRLDSNNDSIHIACLYGDLKKVKAMLSSGININAKDFSNKTPLMYAAEDGAADTVNFLIDNGANLDDVDVKNESALIIALKNYNIHVAKILIEKGANLGIKNEEDKDALQLANEIDSKEIIELIKNKLSN, from the coding sequence ATGGAATACGGTACTATAATAATTATTGTCATAGTTGCTCTTGTTATACTTACACCTGTATTAAAACGAGCTTTTAAAAATATTAGATTAGATTCTAATAATGACAGTATACATATAGCTTGTTTATATGGGGATTTAAAAAAGGTTAAAGCTATGCTTAGCTCTGGAATTAATATAAATGCTAAAGATTTTAGTAATAAGACTCCTCTTATGTATGCTGCTGAGGACGGAGCAGCTGACACTGTGAATTTCCTTATAGACAATGGTGCTAATTTAGATGATGTTGATGTAAAAAATGAATCTGCTTTGATAATAGCTTTAAAAAATTATAATATTCATGTGGCAAAAATATTAATAGAGAAGGGAGCTAATTTAGGCATTAAAAATGAAGAAGATAAAGATGCTCTGCAATTAGCTAATGAAATTGATTCTAAAGAGATTATAGAACTTATTAAAAATAAATTAAGTAATTAA